A segment of the Verrucomicrobiia bacterium genome:
CGATCAAAACCGGAATGCTTTTCTCCGCCGAAATCATCCGCGCCGTCGCCAGTTGCTTGAAGCAACGTCCCAATGCGCTTCTCGTCATTGACCCCGTGATGATTTCCACCAGCGGTCGCCGTTTGCTGAAGCCTGACGCGATGAAAGTTCTCCAGCAAAAACTTTTTCCCCTCGCCTCGCTCATCACCCCCAATCTTGACGAAGCCTCCGTGCTCCTCGGCGCGCCACTCCGTTCGCTCGATGACATGCGCAAAGCCGCCCGCGAACTTCATCGCCGCTTCGGCTGCGCCACACTCATCAAAGGCGGCCATCTCCCCAACGCCACCCGCGCCACCGATATTCTTTTCGATGGCAAAAAAGAATTGCGGCTCACCTCACCGTTTATTCCGGGACTGCGTTTGCACGGAACCGGCTGCACTTATTCCGCCGCCATCACGGCGCATCTCGCGCTCGGCGCATCGTTGCCACAAGCCGTCATGCGCGCGAAGCGTTACATCACCCACGCCATTCTCCACCGCCAAACTGCCGGAGAACATACGGTGTTGAATCACTTCCATTGAAGGAACGACACCGATGGGCATTACAAAAATGGTGCTTTTTTCCACCCCTCCCAACCGTAACATTTTGACCGCTGCGGCGTCTTTGAAATCAGATGGATTGTTCGCCGTGCTGGACAAAACGCCCAATGCGAATCGGACGCTCCATTAAATGAATAAATAAAAATAGTAAGTCCGTCTAAACAATAACAACTATGAAAAGGTCAACTTGGTTAAAGCCGGTATTGCTCCTCGCCAGCGCGTCTTTGCTTGCCACTGGTTGCGTATATCGCCGGGTGGTTTACACGCCTCCACCCCCACCGGTCGCCGGCGAAGTCGTTGTGCCTGCCGCGCCGCCGCCCCCGGTCGTCGAAAGCGTCACAATTACACCGGCTCCCGGATACGTCTGGGTCGCGGGCGCGTATAGCTGGGAGGGACGATGGGTCTGGGAACCCGGTCACTGGGCACACCCGCCGCGTCCGGGCGCAGTCTGGATCATAGGCGGATACGCGTATCGCGGTGGACGCCACGTTTGGGTGCGCGGCTACTGGCGGTAAATCAATCGAAGTTTTTTCCCATCGGCTTTCGGGTTCGCGCGAAAGCCGTTTTACTTTTTCGCTTCCTTGGTTTCAACGGCCTTTGTCTGCGCTGCCTGAGCCGCCGGTTCATTTTCCCAGCCGCGCGAAATGTCCAGCTTCGGCAGCGCCTTTTGCAATTCCAGCGCGCCCTTGTCAGTCACCTTTGTCTGCCACAAATAAATATGCCGCAGATTCGCCAGCCCCTTGAGCGATTCCATTCCTGCATCCGTGACGCTCGTCGCATACAGATTCAGATAAACCAAATGCGACAGTCTCTTCAGATGCGCGAGTCCCGCATCGCCAATCTGCGTTTGCTCCAAATGCAGTGTCACTAAATTCGTGAGCCCGCCGATATTCTGCAAACCCGCATCAGACACTTTCGTCCCCGAAAGATTCAACCCCACCAAACTCGGAATGCTTTTCAAAACCACAAGATTCGCATCCGTCACGTTCGTCCCGCGTCCGCGAAAACTTATTTCCCGCCACGTCAGGTTCGTCGCCAGCGGACGCACCATCACTCCCATCGCCTCGACTTTCGCCATCGCCGCCGTTTCGTCCGGCGATGCCTTCACCGGCGTCAAACTCGCGTAAGGAGAAACTTCCGCCGTCGCCTCGGCCGCCTTCGCGATGATCGTCTCCGGCCAATTCGCGCCCTCATTGATCCAATCGCGTATGAGGTCGGTTTGTTTCTTCGTCAGCAAATCGCCCTTGCTCGGCATCACGTCGTCATCACCTTCCGGCAAAGTGATGCGCCGATACAAATCGCTCTTGTCCGCGTATCCCGGAATGAGTATCACGCCCTCCTTGCCACCCTTGAACGCCGCCGCCTTCGAGTCCAGCCGCAATTCGCCCTTTTGCTTGTCCGGCCCGTGGCACTTGAGGCACGCGTCCTGGAAAATCGGCGCGATGTCCTTTTCAAAATCAACCGCTGCTCGCGCCGAAATCACCGCGCCCGCCAATCCTGCCAACGCCATTGTTAAAACTAATTTTCGCATCACGAATTATTTTGCCGGCGTCGCCATCGGCTTCATCGTCATCGGATCGCGCAACGGCAATTCCTTCACCGGCCCGCTCGTCAACTCCTGCAGCGTCATCGGATGATCCGGCAGCTTCATGGAAATGTCGGCCTTGTTGCCCACAATCAAAATCACCGCCTTGTCCGGCGTCAGGTATTTTTTCGCCACGCGTTCCACGTCATCTTTCGTGACCGCCTCGATGTGCCGGCGATAATTGCGGAAATATTCCGGGTCACGCGCGTAACGGCCGGTGAATTCGTCCTGCGCGAAAATCGAAGCCACTTGCGCCTTCGTCGCGAAGTTATGCGGAAACCGGTCAATGTAACCGTGCTTGGAGGTGTTCAATTCCAGATCGCTCGGCGGCGCTTCCGCCAGTTTTTTCATCTGCTGCAATACGATCGAGGCCGCATAAGTCACCGTGCGCGACTTGGACTGATAACCCGCCGTGAACCGCGACGGAGAATAAATGCCGCCGGGAAAACTCGAATAAGCCGAATACGCCAGCCCTTCGTCCGAACGCACGCTGCTCATGATGCGCGAAGTGAATCCGCCGCCGCCAAGAATATCATTCATCACCTGCACCGCGTAATAATCCGGGTCTTGCCGCATGATGCCCGGCAAAAGAATGGACACGCGCCCCTGGTTCACGTCTTTATCCACAATATATACCCCAGGCGATGCCAGCACCGTGTTCGTCGGAATCGGTCCCGGCTTCTCGCCCTTGAACGGCCAATCCGCAAACAGCGTTTCCAGTTTTTTGGTCATCTCGGCGCGGTCAAAATCACCGCTCACCGCCAAAATAAAATTGTCGGGATGAAACCATTTTTTGTGAAACGCTTCGATGTCTTCGCGCGTGATGCTGTTGATCGAGGCCTCGGTCGAATAATGGTTCTCAAAGAAGTCGTCGCCATTCGCCAGGAATCCATATTCGCGCCCTTCGATGCCTTCCGAATCGTCATTGCGCTGTTTCATGTCCAGCAAAATCTGCTGTTTGCGCAGCGCGATTTTGTCATCCTGAAACCGCGGCGTCGTCAGCACGTCGCGCAACAGACCCAGCCCCTCATCCAGGTCCTTGGTGAGCAAATTCAAATTCACCGACCCCTGCGTTTCGCCTACGCCTGAGTTCAACTGCGCCGCCAGAAACGCAAGCCGCTCCTCCAACTCCTCCGCCGACTTCGCCTTCGTCCCGCCGCGCACCAGCAGGTAACCCGTCAACCCGGCCAGTCCTTCCTTGCCGGCCGGCTCAAGATAAGTGCCCACGCGCACCAGCACAGAAATGTTCACCAGCGGCAGCGTGCGGTCGGGCACCACGTACGCGATCGGGCCGCTTTTTAATTCAACGCGATAGAACGATGGCGAAGGCGGCTCATAAACCAGCGGTGGATATTTCAATTCCTCCGGCCGACGCACGATGCCGTCCTGACTGGGCGATTGTGCCTGCGAAATCAATGTGACCATCGCCATCGCCGCCGCCAAAATGGAAGTAAAACGCAAGGTTCTCATTTCGCTTCCTCCTCTTTTGCCGCGCCCGCTTTTCTTGTGAAAATGCTCACCACTCGATTTTCTTTCGTAAAATATTTTTTCACCACCCGCTGCACGTCTTCCGCCGTCACCGCCTGGATTTTCGGCCCCTCGTCATTTATCTCCCGCCAATCGCCCTCGCCCTCGCTATGGATCAACTGGTAGAGAATGGCCATGTTACCCGACAGCTTTCGGTATTCACCTGCCGCGAATTCGTTCTTCACCTTCTGCAATTCCTCCGGCGGCACCGGAGTCTGTTTCAATTTGTCCAGTTCGTCATAAATCCCGTGTTCCACGTCCTCAGGTGTTTTGCCTTCCGCGGCTTCACCGCTGATATCAAAAAGTCCCGCCCATTTCTTCGCGTCCGGTCCGGCTTCCACCGAAGTCGCCACTTTTGAGCCCAGCACCAGCCCCTTATAAAGCCGCCCCGTCCGCGTCGAAAGCAACTGCGCCAGCACCCGCAAGGCCGGCTCATCCTTGTGTCCGAAAGGAACCGCATGCCATTCTATATCCACTTGTGGATTCGCCTCGGCCTCGGCATACATGCGCTTCTCCGCAAGTTGCTTCACCTCGATCGTGATCACATCCGGCGGATTCTTCCGTCCCGCTGGAATGCGCTCGAAATATTTCTCCGCCAGTTGAACCGCTTCGTCAGTCTTAAAATCTCCCACCAAAATCAGCGTGATATTTTGCGGCGAATAATAAATGGAATAAAACTCGTCCGCCTGCGCCTTCGAGATGGATGAAATATCCGACGGCCACCCGATCACCGGCCAATGATACGATGCCGATTCCCATGTCATCGAATTGGCTTCCTCTTCAAATTTTCCCAGCGGCGTTGAATCCGTGCGCATGCGGCGCTCTTCAAACACCACGTCGCGCTCCGCGTAAAATTCGCGGAAAATCGGCTTGCGAATGCGCTCCGACTCCATCCACATCCAAAGCTCAAGCTTGTTCGCCGGCACGCTCACGAAATACGCCGTCATGTCTTCCATCGTGAAGGCGTTCATGCCCGAAGCTCCATTCGCGCTGTAAATTTGGTCGAATTCATTTTTGACCAAAACCTTGCGCTCCTCCTGCACCAGTTCATTGAACTTTTTATTAAGCTCATTCCAGCGCGGCGTCTTATTTTCCGGCTTCATCAAATCGTCAATCTCGCCCCGGCGATACTCCGCGCGCATCTTTGCTTCCTCCACGCGCATCTGGTCCCGCACCTGTTCCTGTTCGGCAAGAATTTCCAGGTCCTTTTTATAATCCGTCGTGCCGATGGTTTCCGTCCCCTTGAACATCATATGCTCGAACAAATGCGCAATGCCTGTGATGCCTTCGCGCTCGTTCGACGAACCCACATGCGCCACCCAGCCGCCCGCCAGCGAAGGTTCGTCATGCCGCTCGACCAGCAACAGCTTCATGCCGTTCGAGAGAATTTTTTCCGTGACCGGAACTTTTTGCGCGTGCAGCGGCAAAAGAAAAGCCGCTTGAAGCAGGCCGGCGACAACCAGCCAGCGCCTGCCGCGTGATGTGAGTCGGGAAGAGCTTTCAAACATATGAGTTATCATCGGTTTGAAAGATAGATTAATCCAACACCGTTCAAGCGCAATCCAAAATCAACCACCAAATCCCTCCAACGTGCATCTCCTCACCGTTCTTAAAATTGCGCGCCACCCCTCCAAGCACGAAGTCCTGGGGGATCGCACGCGTCCCGCGTGCAGTGGCCGGCGTCCCGCCGACCACCCCTTTATTCATCTCTCTCTATCAATAATTACCTAAATCAAACTGACGGTCGAGACGCTCCGTCAGCACACACGAAAAACGCGTATGTTCCGCCCCCTAACCACTCCCTTTCTTCTCTCTGCGCCTCTGCGTCAAACCAAAAAACAACTGCCCGCACCCCCCTCTCCGCGTCTCCGTATCTCCGCGGTTCAATCCCCGCTCAACCAAAACTCATTGCCCATCGCACACGCAGGCGATACCGTGAACCTTCATGAAGGTTCTCATAGACCATCAGAACCCGTTTCTGCTGATGCACGGCGGCCTGCAAATCCAGATCGAGCAGACCAAAGCCGCCCTCGACGCCATCGGCGTTGACACTGAATTTTTGCGCTGGTGGGATCCTTCCCAACGCGCCGACGTCATCCATTTTTACGGACGCCCCAGCGGCGCCTATATAGATTTCGCCCATCAAAAAGGCATCAAGATCGTGATGCTACATCTCCTCACCGGCCTTGGATCGCGCGCCGCGTGGAAGCGGCGTGTGCAAAAAATCGTCACCAGCGCCGGCATCAAAGCGTTGCCCGGCCTCGCCGCCGCTTATAAATGGGATGCCTATCGCTCAGCCGACGCGTTGATCGCTAATACCGCGTGGGAAAAATATTTGATGCACGATAATTTCGGCGTGCCGCTGGAAAAAATCCACATCGTGCCCAACGGCGTCGAGGAAGTTTTTCTGCGTAGCGCCCCCGTCGAGCGCGGCGAATGGCTCGTATGCACTGCCACCATCGCTGGACGCAAACGCGTGCTCGAACTCGCCCAAGCCGCCGCCACCGCGCAAACTCCGCTCTGGATCATCGGCAAACCCTACGGCGAAAATGATCCTTACGCACAACAATTCCTTACCTTCGCCAAACAGAATCCAAAATTCATCCGTTACGAAGGCCCCGTCAGCGACCGCGGCGCGCTCGCAAAAATTTATCGCGCCGCCCGCGGCTTCGTTCTTTTGAGCACGATGGAAACGCGCAGCCTCTCTTCCGAGGAAGCCGCCGCTTGTGAGTGCCCGTTGTTCCTGAGCGACCTCCCCTGGGCTCGCGATGTCTTCCACGAACAGGCCGCGTATTGCCCGGCGGATTCCTCACCCGCCCAGATCGCTCCGCTGCTGAAGAAATTTTACGACGAAGCTCCGTCACGTCCGAAACCGGCTAAGCCCAAATCCTGGACCGAAGTCGCCCACGAATTTCGCGCGGTGTATGAATCCGTGCTCCGCTAAAACGCCCGGTTTAATTCACGCGCTGCGCCCCAGCACTTCACGATAAATTTCCACATGCCGTTGCGCGATGACCTTGGGATGATAACGCTCCTTCATCGTTTCCAGCGCGCCGCTCGATTTGGGAAAACCTTTTCGCACCCATTCGGCCATGCCCGCCGTCAAACCATCCCAATCCTCGCCGTCAAATAATTTCGCGCCGGGAATTCCTTCGCTGATATCAATGATTCCCCCCAGCCGCGCGCCGAAAAATGCCAACTCCCGCGCCAGCGCCTCCGCGACGACCAGGCCAAACGCCTCTTCATTGGGGAAATGCACGAGCCCGTGCGCTTCGTCGAACATCGCGACCAGTTCCGCAGTGGATTTTGTGCCGAGATATTTCGCATAACCCGCCGTTTCCGCCTCACGAATCTGTTCCAAAAACTTGACCGCATACTCGTTCTTCGGATGCGCGCTGCCCACGAATTGGAATTCAATATTGAGCCCCTGTTCATGCAATCGCCGCGCCACCTGTAGCAAGTCCATCTGCCGTTTGCGTTCCGTCACCACGCCCACATTGATAACCACGCACTTGTCCGTTCGCGCGGCGCGGCGCGGCGCGTCAAAAAAATATTCGCGGATGGGATTTGCCACCCGCCACGTTTTTGCGGCGCGCGGCGCTACAAGGCTTTCAGTGTAAGCGGAATTGCAGAACACCCCGCCTGCGCGTTTTAACGTCACATTCTCCAGTTGTGCGGCCAGCCAGCCGAAGCTCGCCAGCGGCGCTTTGAACAGCCGCGCCAGTTCCGCCATATTGCCGTGAATCGTCACCACGTTCGGGAACTTTGAGAAAACCGTGCTGATGGAACATTCGCGCTCCGTCCCCTGACCGTGCACAAGGTCCGGCTTGATGGCTTTCAATTTGCGGCGCACCGCGCGAACGCAACCCTGATACGACGTCCGCATCCATCCGATTTTTGGCACGTATAAACTGTGAAAAAAAATGTTGTCCGCAAGTTTCTCCGGCGACTTCATCGGCTTCTGCGTGCAGGAAACCACGTGCATTTCCAAATCGCGCAGCCCCGCAAAACCCTGCATCAGAGCTTCGGGCGCCGCGCCAAAATGCGGAACCGTTTCCGCATAACTGTGAAAATGTTCGCGATTGTCGGTCGTCACCAGGGCAATCTTCATCTCCTGCAACCTAACAAGCGCACCGCGCCGAGTTAAGCAAATAAAGTTAAAACCCCCGCGCGAAAGCCTTCATCCCGCGCTTCGCCAAATCTTTTTCTACGAACGTCGAAATGCTTTTTCGTACAACTCAACATGGCGTGCCACCATTTGTTCCACCGTCATGCCCTTGTCCAAAATAGACGCCGCCCCGCGCCTGCCATATTCCGCGCGCAGTCCCGGATTCGACATCAGCCGCGCCAGCGCGCGCGCCATGCCGCCAGCGTCGCCTTTATTCACCAACAACCCCGTCCGTTCATGCTCAATCAATTCAGGAATGCCGCCCACGCGCGTGCCGATCGCCGGGCAACCCACGAACAAAGCCTCCTGCAACGCCAGCCCCAGCGCTTCCTCATTTGAAGGCTGCGCGTAAACGCCGGCGCGGCGCATCAACTCCATCGCGTCTGTGCGTGCGCCCAGCAATACGATGCGGTCCGACAATCCCGGTCTTTTGGAAATCTCCCGGATTTTTTCCGCCGCAGATTCTTCCAGCACATCCCCCGTGAGCCACAGTTTCCATTCAGGAAATTGTGCCGCAATTTCTGCGAACGCTTCCACCAAAACCGGTTGCCCTTTGCGCCAGGCAATGTGTCCCACATTTAAAATAATCGGCTCGCGCGCCGGCGGCTCAGGTGGCTGCGATTGTGCCCGCAAACGCGAATGATATATCTGCGAAAATTTTCTGCGCACCGGCGCGTACCACTTTTGCAACTTTTTCAAGTCATGCTGCGATACCGCGATCTCCCGTTGCACGTTCGCGAGAAATTGCATCTTGCCCGCCCACGCCAGCGGCAGCATGGCGAGCTTGAACCACAGCGGTTTTTGCGGCCCGCAATAACCGAAGAGCAAGCTTACCACCAGATGCGTCGTCGAAAAAACCGGTATGCCCAATTTGTTTACGAAAGGAATTGGGCTATGTCCGGGAAAACGGTTGCCCCAGCCGTAATTGCCACCCGAATGGAAATGCGCAAGCTGGCATCCATGTCGCGACAAGTTCTCGGCAAGGGCTCGCGAGTTTCGCGGCGAAACCTCCCTTGGATTCCATATAATTTGAGCGGAAATTATTTTTGCCAGCGGATGTTTTTGCACATCTTCCACCTTGTCGGGCGAAACAAGTATGAGGTCATAATTTTCATGCAACCCCTCCAATAAAGTTTCCACCAGCACGCTCACCCCGCCGCGGAACGCGATCGGGTATTCGAGGCACAGGGCAATTTTTTTTCTCTCGGGCATGAATCAATGGCCACCGCAGAACCATTCTTGATTGGTTCTGCGATAAGGCAAAAAACTAACCGCTGCTTCCGGTGGAAAAAAGCTTAATATCTTTACCGCTGCGCATCGAATATGATTACCTTTACCCACTGTCGGAACTGGCAGCGATTTTTTTATGAGATCAGGGAATCGAAATACCCTTTACATATTTGTTCTTGCGTCGGTTCTGGTCGCGCTCGCGTCTCGGGCAGACGACATTCCCTCGCAAATTTGGGAAGCCTTCATCGGGCAGGAAGTGGACTCCTCCCCCGCCATTGCGAGCGACGGAACGATTTACGTCTCGGCCAGTGGTTACATCGGCTTTTCCGATATGTCGGGTGGCAAACTCGCCGCCTTCACGCACTCAGGCAAAAGAAAATGGATGTTCAAAACCAGTTCCGACATCAAGTCCTCGCCCGCGATTGGTGACGATGGCACAATTTATTTTGGCAGCCGCGACCGCCGGTTGTACGCGCTGAATCCCGCTGGCGAAAAAAAATGGTCGTTTGAAACCGGCTCATGGGTTGACGCCTCGGCTGCCATCGCCAAGGACGGCACCATTTATTTCGGCGGTTGGGATACGAACTTCTACGCGTTGAATCCCGACGGAACCAAAAAATGGATGCTTGCGACTGGCGGTCCCATCGAGTCCTCCGCCGCTATCGCCAAAGATGGCACGATTTATTTTGGATCGCACGACCGGATTTTCTACGCGCTGAATCCCGATGGCAGCACGCGATGGAAATTCCCTACCGGCGGCGCAATCCTTTCATCACCCGCCTTGGACGTCGCCGGAAATATTTATTTCACCTCGACGGACGGAAATCTTTACGCACTGAATCCCGATGGTTCCAAAAAGTGGAGCTTGTGGACGGGTGGAATCGAAACCCCTTCCCCAGTTCTCGATGGCGACGGAAATATTTACCTCGGTGTAAATAATATGTTTTGGGGAATCAGCAGCACCGGTAAAAAGAAATGGGACTTCGGCCATCCCACGATTTATGGCGCCGCCACGATTGCCGCCGATGGAATGATTTTTTTCTGTGGTATAAACGAGGGCGCCGGAGTCCTGTATGGTTTCACTCCCGACGGAATCAATAAAAGCTATATCAGCCTGAATGGCGAAGCAAAAAGTTCCCCCGTGATTTCTGAAGACGGCACTATTTATGTCGGCGCTTATTATTTCCACGCGCTCAAACAAAATATAAAACCCGCCAAAACCGGCTGGCCAAAATTTCGCGGTGGCCCCAAACAAACCGGACGCGCCGACCTGGATTAGTTTTCGCTCCAGCGTCCAAGGCATCGTTTCAAATCGAGGATTTTGTTGAATTTCCTCTCCCTGCGGTTACTTTGCAGCACTTATGACGAAGTGGCTCAACTCTATTGAATCGGTCATCGCGGACTTGCGCAAAGGCCGCATAGCGATCGTGGTGGATGACGAAGACCGCGAAAACGAAGGCGACCTCATCATGGCCGCCGAATGCGCTACCGCCAAAACGATCAATTTCATGGCGCGCTTCGGGCGCGGTTTGATTTGCGTGCCCGCCACTTCCGAACGCCTCAAGCAGTTGGGCATCGAGCAAATGGTCGCGAAGAATCGCGAGAGCTTCAAAACTGATTTTCAGGTTAGCGTGGATGCCGCCGCCGGCGTCACCACTGGCATCAGCGCCGCCGACCGCGCACGCACGATTCAAATCATGGCGGACCCCACCGCGCTCCCCACCGATCTCGTACAACCCGGCCACGTGTTTCCCTTGCGCGCAAAACCCGGCGGCGTCCTGCAACGCTCCGGCCATACGGAAGCCGTCGTAGATCTGGTTCAACTCGCCGGCTGCCGCCCGGTCGGTGTGT
Coding sequences within it:
- a CDS encoding PQQ-binding-like beta-propeller repeat protein — protein: MRSGNRNTLYIFVLASVLVALASRADDIPSQIWEAFIGQEVDSSPAIASDGTIYVSASGYIGFSDMSGGKLAAFTHSGKRKWMFKTSSDIKSSPAIGDDGTIYFGSRDRRLYALNPAGEKKWSFETGSWVDASAAIAKDGTIYFGGWDTNFYALNPDGTKKWMLATGGPIESSAAIAKDGTIYFGSHDRIFYALNPDGSTRWKFPTGGAILSSPALDVAGNIYFTSTDGNLYALNPDGSKKWSLWTGGIETPSPVLDGDGNIYLGVNNMFWGISSTGKKKWDFGHPTIYGAATIAADGMIFFCGINEGAGVLYGFTPDGINKSYISLNGEAKSSPVISEDGTIYVGAYYFHALKQNIKPAKTGWPKFRGGPKQTGRADLD
- a CDS encoding pitrilysin family protein, with the protein product MRTLRFTSILAAAMAMVTLISQAQSPSQDGIVRRPEELKYPPLVYEPPSPSFYRVELKSGPIAYVVPDRTLPLVNISVLVRVGTYLEPAGKEGLAGLTGYLLVRGGTKAKSAEELEERLAFLAAQLNSGVGETQGSVNLNLLTKDLDEGLGLLRDVLTTPRFQDDKIALRKQQILLDMKQRNDDSEGIEGREYGFLANGDDFFENHYSTEASINSITREDIEAFHKKWFHPDNFILAVSGDFDRAEMTKKLETLFADWPFKGEKPGPIPTNTVLASPGVYIVDKDVNQGRVSILLPGIMRQDPDYYAVQVMNDILGGGGFTSRIMSSVRSDEGLAYSAYSSFPGGIYSPSRFTAGYQSKSRTVTYAASIVLQQMKKLAEAPPSDLELNTSKHGYIDRFPHNFATKAQVASIFAQDEFTGRYARDPEYFRNYRRHIEAVTKDDVERVAKKYLTPDKAVILIVGNKADISMKLPDHPMTLQELTSGPVKELPLRDPMTMKPMATPAK
- a CDS encoding pitrilysin family protein — translated: MFESSSRLTSRGRRWLVVAGLLQAAFLLPLHAQKVPVTEKILSNGMKLLLVERHDEPSLAGGWVAHVGSSNEREGITGIAHLFEHMMFKGTETIGTTDYKKDLEILAEQEQVRDQMRVEEAKMRAEYRRGEIDDLMKPENKTPRWNELNKKFNELVQEERKVLVKNEFDQIYSANGASGMNAFTMEDMTAYFVSVPANKLELWMWMESERIRKPIFREFYAERDVVFEERRMRTDSTPLGKFEEEANSMTWESASYHWPVIGWPSDISSISKAQADEFYSIYYSPQNITLILVGDFKTDEAVQLAEKYFERIPAGRKNPPDVITIEVKQLAEKRMYAEAEANPQVDIEWHAVPFGHKDEPALRVLAQLLSTRTGRLYKGLVLGSKVATSVEAGPDAKKWAGLFDISGEAAEGKTPEDVEHGIYDELDKLKQTPVPPEELQKVKNEFAAGEYRKLSGNMAILYQLIHSEGEGDWREINDEGPKIQAVTAEDVQRVVKKYFTKENRVVSIFTRKAGAAKEEEAK
- a CDS encoding glycosyltransferase family 4 protein, with the translated sequence MKVLIDHQNPFLLMHGGLQIQIEQTKAALDAIGVDTEFLRWWDPSQRADVIHFYGRPSGAYIDFAHQKGIKIVMLHLLTGLGSRAAWKRRVQKIVTSAGIKALPGLAAAYKWDAYRSADALIANTAWEKYLMHDNFGVPLEKIHIVPNGVEEVFLRSAPVERGEWLVCTATIAGRKRVLELAQAAATAQTPLWIIGKPYGENDPYAQQFLTFAKQNPKFIRYEGPVSDRGALAKIYRAARGFVLLSTMETRSLSSEEAAACECPLFLSDLPWARDVFHEQAAYCPADSSPAQIAPLLKKFYDEAPSRPKPAKPKSWTEVAHEFRAVYESVLR
- the thiD gene encoding bifunctional hydroxymethylpyrimidine kinase/phosphomethylpyrimidine kinase — its product is MRTQKIPIALAIAGSDSGGGAGVQADLKTFAALGVHGTSAITCLTAQNPARVSRIEPCSPLIIRRQIETAFAKLPPAAIKTGMLFSAEIIRAVASCLKQRPNALLVIDPVMISTSGRRLLKPDAMKVLQQKLFPLASLITPNLDEASVLLGAPLRSLDDMRKAARELHRRFGCATLIKGGHLPNATRATDILFDGKKELRLTSPFIPGLRLHGTGCTYSAAITAHLALGASLPQAVMRAKRYITHAILHRQTAGEHTVLNHFH
- a CDS encoding glycosyltransferase family 4 protein, whose translation is MKIALVTTDNREHFHSYAETVPHFGAAPEALMQGFAGLRDLEMHVVSCTQKPMKSPEKLADNIFFHSLYVPKIGWMRTSYQGCVRAVRRKLKAIKPDLVHGQGTERECSISTVFSKFPNVVTIHGNMAELARLFKAPLASFGWLAAQLENVTLKRAGGVFCNSAYTESLVAPRAAKTWRVANPIREYFFDAPRRAARTDKCVVINVGVVTERKRQMDLLQVARRLHEQGLNIEFQFVGSAHPKNEYAVKFLEQIREAETAGYAKYLGTKSTAELVAMFDEAHGLVHFPNEEAFGLVVAEALARELAFFGARLGGIIDISEGIPGAKLFDGEDWDGLTAGMAEWVRKGFPKSSGALETMKERYHPKVIAQRHVEIYREVLGRSA
- a CDS encoding glycosyltransferase family 4 protein, which encodes MPERKKIALCLEYPIAFRGGVSVLVETLLEGLHENYDLILVSPDKVEDVQKHPLAKIISAQIIWNPREVSPRNSRALAENLSRHGCQLAHFHSGGNYGWGNRFPGHSPIPFVNKLGIPVFSTTHLVVSLLFGYCGPQKPLWFKLAMLPLAWAGKMQFLANVQREIAVSQHDLKKLQKWYAPVRRKFSQIYHSRLRAQSQPPEPPAREPIILNVGHIAWRKGQPVLVEAFAEIAAQFPEWKLWLTGDVLEESAAEKIREISKRPGLSDRIVLLGARTDAMELMRRAGVYAQPSNEEALGLALQEALFVGCPAIGTRVGGIPELIEHERTGLLVNKGDAGGMARALARLMSNPGLRAEYGRRGAASILDKGMTVEQMVARHVELYEKAFRRS
- a CDS encoding c-type cytochrome domain-containing protein, which gives rise to MRKLVLTMALAGLAGAVISARAAVDFEKDIAPIFQDACLKCHGPDKQKGELRLDSKAAAFKGGKEGVILIPGYADKSDLYRRITLPEGDDDVMPSKGDLLTKKQTDLIRDWINEGANWPETIIAKAAEATAEVSPYASLTPVKASPDETAAMAKVEAMGVMVRPLATNLTWREISFRGRGTNVTDANLVVLKSIPSLVGLNLSGTKVSDAGLQNIGGLTNLVTLHLEQTQIGDAGLAHLKRLSHLVYLNLYATSVTDAGMESLKGLANLRHIYLWQTKVTDKGALELQKALPKLDISRGWENEPAAQAAQTKAVETKEAKK